A single genomic interval of Flavobacteriales bacterium harbors:
- the rfaD gene encoding ADP-glyceromanno-heptose 6-epimerase, with the protein MIVVTGAAGFIGSALVGDLLREGWQDIVAVDDFSRADKAPNLAGKALTAKVDRDHFFTWLEENHRFVQFIFHLGARTDTTEFDRSIFDRLNLHYSQRMWKACVKHGIPLVYASSAATYGDGALGYDDVDDTLPARLHPLNPYGESKNDFDKWALEQATGADAGGKRKPYFWAGLKFFNVYGPNEYHKGRMASVVFHAFNQIKASGGMKLFRSHRPDFKDGEQLRDFVYVKDVCAVCRFLMEDRRHSGLYNLGSGTARTFLDLARATFRAMGREEHITFIDTPADIRDRYQYFTEARMGKLVRAGFAQPFTTLENGIADYVGNYLVPGKYS; encoded by the coding sequence ATGATCGTGGTGACGGGGGCGGCAGGCTTCATCGGCAGCGCGTTGGTGGGCGACCTGCTCCGGGAAGGCTGGCAGGACATCGTGGCGGTGGACGACTTCAGCCGCGCGGACAAGGCCCCCAACCTGGCCGGGAAGGCGCTCACCGCCAAGGTGGACCGCGACCACTTCTTCACCTGGCTGGAGGAGAACCACCGCTTCGTGCAGTTCATCTTCCACCTGGGCGCCCGCACCGACACCACGGAGTTCGACCGCAGCATCTTCGACCGGCTGAACCTGCACTACAGCCAGCGCATGTGGAAGGCCTGCGTGAAGCACGGCATCCCCCTGGTGTACGCCAGCTCGGCGGCCACCTACGGCGACGGGGCCCTGGGCTACGACGACGTGGATGACACCCTGCCGGCCCGGCTGCACCCGTTGAACCCGTACGGGGAGAGCAAGAACGACTTCGACAAGTGGGCGCTGGAGCAGGCCACAGGTGCCGACGCAGGCGGCAAGCGCAAGCCCTACTTCTGGGCCGGGCTGAAGTTCTTCAACGTCTACGGCCCCAACGAATACCACAAGGGCCGCATGGCCAGCGTGGTCTTCCACGCCTTCAACCAGATCAAGGCATCGGGCGGCATGAAGCTCTTCCGCAGCCACCGGCCCGATTTCAAGGACGGCGAGCAGCTGCGCGATTTCGTGTACGTGAAGGATGTGTGCGCGGTGTGCCGCTTTCTGATGGAGGACCGGCGGCACAGCGGGCTGTACAACCTGGGCAGCGGCACCGCCCGCACCTTCCTGGACCTGGCGCGGGCCACCTTCCGGGCCATGGGTCGTGAGGAGCACATCACCTTCATCGACACGCCCGCCGACATCCGCGACCGCTACCAGTACTTCACCGAAGCGCGGATGGGCAAGCTGGTGCGGGCCGGCTTCGCCCAGCCCTTCACCACGCTGGAGAACGGCATCGCGGACTACGTGGGCAACTACCTGGTACCCGGGAAGTACAGCTGA
- a CDS encoding M23 family metallopeptidase yields MPEHKYRFNPQTLNFERIRLTAWQKVRRVFLALTPGLLVGFLGIFLVYQFVDSPKEALLKRENQQLLTQYELLNRQLSEVEEVLRDVRRRDDNIYRVIFEADPLPESMRRAGSGGVNRYRDLAGFAGSEVVVGTRKRLDALTRQLIVQSESLDEVASLALRKKELLASIPAVQPISNRDLTMISSGFGERLHPIHKIAKFHAGMDFTAPVGTEIYATGDGRVEFADYATNGYGIHVIIDHGFDYKTLYGHLSTLKVRPGQQVKRGDPIGLVGNTGLSAGPHLHYEVHKGGAPVDPANYFFNDLTPEEYARVLEISRNAGQSLD; encoded by the coding sequence ATGCCCGAGCACAAGTACCGGTTCAACCCGCAGACGCTCAACTTCGAGCGCATCCGGCTGACGGCCTGGCAGAAGGTGCGCCGGGTGTTCCTTGCGCTCACCCCCGGTCTGCTGGTGGGTTTCCTGGGCATCTTTCTGGTGTACCAGTTCGTGGACAGCCCCAAGGAGGCGCTGTTGAAGCGGGAGAACCAGCAGCTGCTGACGCAGTACGAGCTGCTGAACCGCCAGCTGAGCGAGGTGGAGGAGGTGCTGCGCGATGTGCGGCGGCGGGACGACAACATCTACCGGGTGATCTTCGAGGCCGACCCCCTTCCGGAGAGCATGCGGCGGGCGGGCAGCGGCGGCGTGAACCGCTACCGCGACCTGGCGGGCTTCGCGGGCAGCGAGGTGGTGGTGGGCACCCGAAAGCGACTGGACGCCCTCACCCGCCAGCTGATCGTGCAGAGCGAGAGCCTGGACGAGGTGGCCTCCCTGGCCCTCCGCAAGAAGGAGCTGCTCGCCAGCATCCCCGCCGTGCAGCCCATCAGCAACCGCGACCTCACCATGATCAGCAGCGGCTTCGGGGAACGGCTGCACCCCATCCACAAGATCGCCAAGTTCCACGCCGGCATGGACTTCACCGCACCGGTGGGCACGGAGATCTACGCCACCGGCGATGGACGGGTGGAGTTCGCCGACTACGCCACCAACGGCTATGGCATCCACGTGATCATCGACCACGGCTTCGACTACAAAACGCTTTACGGGCACCTGAGCACCCTGAAGGTGCGGCCCGGCCAGCAGGTGAAACGCGGCGACCCCATCGGCCTGGTGGGCAACACCGGCCTCAGCGCCGGTCCCCACCTGCACTACGAAGTGCACAAGGGCGGCGCCCCGGTGGACCCCGCCAACTACTTCTTCAACGACCTGACGCCGGAGGAATACGCCCGCGTGCTGGAGATCTCGCGCAACGCGGGGCAATCGCTGGATTGA
- a CDS encoding sigma-54-dependent Fis family transcriptional regulator, giving the protein MAKILIIDDEKAIRSALKDILEHEKHAVDEAEDGTAGLDKAKKNRFDLVLCDIKMPKMDGLELLDKLQAHDPDLPVVMISGHGSIDTAVDALKKGAFDFIQKPPDINRILVSVRNALDRNSLVQETKVLRSKVGKAKGNGVQMVGESRALQEIRAMIDKVAPSDARVLITGGNGAGKEGVARLLHQKSQRAEGPYIEVNCAAIPGELIESELFGHMKGSFTSAIKDRKGKFELAHGGTLFLDEIGDMALAAQAKVLRALQEGRITPVGGDKDVQVDVRVIAATNKDLRKEIAEGRFREDLFHRLSVIPIHVPSLHERLEDIPLLADHFIQQVCTEQGIAPKKIADKAVKELQKLPWTGNVRELRNVIERLVILSGKEITEGDVKAYATPRG; this is encoded by the coding sequence ATGGCCAAGATCCTGATCATCGACGACGAAAAAGCCATCCGCTCCGCCCTGAAGGACATCCTGGAGCACGAGAAGCACGCGGTGGACGAGGCCGAGGATGGCACCGCGGGCCTGGACAAGGCGAAGAAGAACCGCTTCGACCTGGTGCTCTGCGACATCAAGATGCCCAAGATGGACGGCCTGGAGCTGCTGGACAAGCTGCAGGCCCACGACCCCGACCTGCCGGTGGTGATGATCAGCGGCCACGGCAGCATCGACACGGCGGTGGACGCCCTGAAGAAAGGGGCCTTCGACTTCATCCAGAAGCCGCCCGACATCAACCGCATCCTGGTGAGCGTGCGCAACGCGCTGGACCGCAACAGCCTGGTGCAGGAGACCAAGGTGCTGCGCAGCAAGGTGGGCAAGGCCAAGGGAAATGGCGTGCAGATGGTGGGCGAGAGCAGGGCGCTGCAGGAGATCCGCGCCATGATCGACAAGGTGGCGCCCAGCGATGCGCGCGTGCTGATCACCGGCGGCAACGGCGCGGGCAAGGAAGGCGTGGCGCGGCTGCTGCACCAGAAGAGCCAGCGCGCCGAAGGCCCCTACATCGAGGTGAACTGCGCGGCCATCCCCGGCGAGCTGATCGAGAGCGAGCTCTTCGGCCACATGAAGGGCAGCTTCACCAGCGCCATCAAGGACCGCAAGGGCAAGTTCGAGCTGGCGCACGGGGGCACGCTCTTCCTGGACGAGATCGGCGACATGGCCCTGGCCGCCCAGGCCAAGGTGCTCCGGGCCCTGCAGGAAGGCCGCATCACCCCGGTGGGGGGCGACAAGGACGTGCAGGTGGACGTGCGGGTGATCGCGGCCACCAACAAGGACCTGAGGAAGGAGATCGCCGAGGGCCGCTTCCGGGAGGACCTCTTCCACCGCCTCAGCGTGATCCCCATCCACGTGCCCAGCCTCCATGAGCGCCTGGAGGACATCCCCCTGCTCGCCGACCACTTCATCCAGCAGGTCTGCACCGAACAGGGCATCGCGCCCAAGAAGATCGCCGACAAGGCCGTCAAGGAACTGCAGAAGCTGCCCTGGACCGGCAACGTGCGCGAGCTTCGCAACGTGATCGAGCGCCTGGTGATCCTCTCCGGCAAGGAGATCACCGAAGGGGATGTGAAAGCCTACGCCACCCCGCGGGGCTGA
- a CDS encoding 6-carboxytetrahydropterin synthase, with protein sequence MPLVHITRRERFSASHRLARPDWTLEKNLAVFGKCANPNGHGHNYDLWVTVKGEPDPETSFVIDLSLLGRIIKDRVIQYVDHRNLDVDVPFMQGRYSSTENLAIAIWEQLEAPIREAGASLHCVKLQETENNHVEYHGA encoded by the coding sequence ATGCCCCTCGTGCACATCACCCGCCGCGAACGCTTCAGCGCCAGCCACCGCCTGGCCCGGCCCGACTGGACCCTGGAGAAGAACCTGGCCGTCTTCGGCAAATGCGCCAACCCCAACGGCCACGGCCACAACTACGACCTGTGGGTGACCGTGAAGGGCGAGCCCGATCCGGAGACCAGTTTCGTGATCGACCTCAGCCTGCTGGGCCGCATCATCAAGGACCGCGTGATCCAGTACGTGGACCATCGCAACCTGGACGTGGACGTGCCCTTCATGCAGGGGCGGTACAGCAGCACGGAGAACCTGGCGATCGCCATCTGGGAGCAGCTGGAGGCGCCCATCCGTGAGGCCGGCGCCAGCTTGCATTGCGTGAAGCTGCAGGAGACCGAGAACAATCACGTGGAATACCATGGCGCGTAA
- a CDS encoding pirin family protein, with translation MSNIGLVIPERPRDLGNFLVGRLLPFHSKRMVGPFIFIDHMGPVAMSEHENFDVGPHPHIGLSTLTYLFEGTVMHRDSLGTAVEITPGAVNWMVAGSGIVHSERTPERLRHTDKRMHGLQIWVALPKQLEDIAPSFHHIDAKDLPSWEQDGARFRLIAGEVMGHRSAVPVHSPLYLLEVSTTEGATIRIGEQLFGESGLYILEGTVTDDGLAHGPRQLLVAKDSARCSFQLAPGSTVYLFGGEPFPEERFIHWNFVATSPERLEAAKQRWMAGGFPMIDGEHDPVPLPGTSWDRTDR, from the coding sequence ATGTCCAACATCGGCCTCGTCATTCCTGAGCGTCCCCGCGACCTCGGCAACTTCCTCGTGGGCCGTCTCCTTCCCTTCCACAGCAAACGCATGGTGGGGCCCTTCATCTTCATCGACCACATGGGGCCGGTGGCGATGAGCGAGCACGAGAACTTCGATGTGGGGCCGCATCCGCACATCGGGCTCAGCACGCTCACCTACCTCTTCGAGGGTACGGTGATGCACCGCGACAGCCTGGGCACCGCCGTGGAGATCACCCCCGGTGCGGTGAACTGGATGGTGGCCGGCAGCGGCATCGTCCACAGCGAACGCACGCCGGAGCGACTGCGCCACACCGACAAGCGGATGCACGGCCTGCAGATCTGGGTGGCCCTGCCGAAGCAGCTGGAGGACATCGCCCCCTCCTTCCATCACATCGATGCGAAGGACCTGCCGAGCTGGGAACAGGACGGTGCTCGCTTCCGCCTGATCGCCGGCGAGGTGATGGGGCACCGTTCGGCCGTTCCGGTGCACAGCCCGCTCTATCTGTTGGAGGTGAGCACCACGGAAGGGGCCACCATCCGCATCGGGGAACAGCTGTTCGGTGAGAGCGGCCTGTACATCCTGGAAGGCACGGTGACCGATGACGGCCTGGCGCACGGGCCTCGGCAGCTGCTGGTGGCGAAGGACAGCGCCCGCTGCAGCTTCCAGCTGGCGCCGGGCAGCACGGTATACCTCTTCGGCGGCGAGCCCTTCCCCGAGGAGCGCTTCATCCACTGGAACTTCGTGGCCACCAGCCCGGAGCGCCTGGAAGCGGCCAAGCAGCGCTGGATGGCCGGTGGATTCCCCATGATCGACGGGGAGCACGACCCCGTCCCGCTTCCGGGCACCTCCTGGGATCGGACCGACCGTTAG
- the fabD gene encoding ACP S-malonyltransferase, protein MTATVFPGQGSQFPGMGKDLYDADSNARIWFEHANDILGFKLTDVMFSGTEADLKRTSVTQPAIFLHSVVKAKVMGDAFRPAMAAGHSLGEFSALVAAGAMEFADGMKLVAARANAMQKACELQPSTMAAILGMDDARVEEICSDITARAGKGVVVAANYNCPGQLVISGTIEAVNAACEALKAAGAKRALVLPVGGAFHSPLMEPARVELETAIAYTPIVNPRCPVYQNVDARPHTDPARIKANLIAQLTAPVRWTQTMQAMLADGATKVVEVGPGNVLQGLFKKVSKEVETAAG, encoded by the coding sequence ATGACCGCCACCGTATTCCCCGGCCAGGGCAGCCAGTTCCCCGGCATGGGCAAGGACCTGTACGATGCCGACAGCAACGCGCGCATCTGGTTCGAGCACGCCAACGACATCCTGGGCTTCAAGCTCACCGATGTGATGTTCAGCGGCACGGAGGCCGACCTGAAGCGGACGAGCGTGACGCAACCCGCCATCTTCCTGCACAGCGTGGTGAAGGCCAAGGTGATGGGCGACGCGTTCCGGCCGGCCATGGCGGCGGGTCACAGCCTGGGCGAGTTCAGCGCCCTGGTGGCCGCCGGGGCCATGGAGTTCGCCGACGGCATGAAGCTGGTGGCCGCACGCGCCAACGCCATGCAGAAGGCCTGCGAGCTGCAGCCCAGCACCATGGCCGCCATCCTGGGCATGGACGATGCCCGGGTGGAGGAGATCTGCTCGGACATCACGGCCCGGGCCGGCAAGGGCGTGGTGGTGGCCGCCAACTACAACTGCCCGGGCCAGCTGGTGATCAGCGGCACCATCGAGGCGGTCAACGCCGCCTGCGAGGCCCTGAAGGCGGCCGGTGCCAAACGCGCGCTGGTGCTGCCCGTGGGCGGCGCCTTCCACAGCCCGCTGATGGAGCCCGCCCGCGTGGAACTGGAGACCGCCATCGCCTACACGCCCATCGTGAACCCGCGCTGCCCGGTGTACCAGAACGTGGACGCCCGGCCCCACACCGACCCCGCCCGCATCAAGGCCAACCTCATCGCCCAGCTCACCGCGCCCGTGCGCTGGACCCAGACCATGCAGGCCATGCTGGCCGATGGCGCCACCAAGGTGGTGGAAGTGGGCCCCGGCAACGTGCTGCAAGGCCTGTTCAAGAAGGTGAGCAAGGAGGTGGAGACGGCGGCGGGGTAG
- a CDS encoding Bax inhibitor-1/YccA family protein, with amino-acid sequence MEQHSFTPPLIGTSDAASVRTFLANVFSYMALALVISGVMAWWFGTDPALFQLLFDPATGRQTFLGWVVLLAPLGLVLLMGGLVQRMSGMALLLTFLAFSTIMGISLSYIFIIYAMSAIVNVFFLSAVVFGVMAVAGYTTRTDLTKLGSILMIGLIGIVIASLVNFWLESSTLDHVVSIIGVVVFTGLTAYDVQKLKRMGEVVATGTEAAQKMALMGALSLYLDFINLFLMLLRLFGGRRD; translated from the coding sequence ATGGAACAGCACAGCTTCACCCCGCCCCTCATCGGCACGTCGGACGCCGCCAGTGTGCGCACCTTCCTGGCCAACGTGTTCAGCTACATGGCCCTTGCCCTGGTGATCAGCGGCGTGATGGCGTGGTGGTTCGGCACCGACCCGGCCCTGTTCCAGCTGCTCTTCGATCCCGCCACGGGCCGCCAGACCTTCCTGGGCTGGGTGGTGCTGCTGGCCCCGCTGGGCCTGGTGCTGCTGATGGGCGGCCTGGTGCAGCGCATGAGCGGCATGGCCCTGCTGCTCACCTTCCTGGCCTTCAGCACCATCATGGGCATCAGCCTCAGCTACATCTTCATCATCTACGCCATGTCGGCCATCGTCAACGTGTTCTTCCTGTCCGCCGTGGTGTTCGGCGTGATGGCCGTGGCCGGCTACACCACGCGCACCGACCTCACCAAGCTGGGCAGCATCCTCATGATCGGCCTCATCGGCATCGTGATCGCCTCGCTGGTGAACTTCTGGTTGGAGAGCAGTACCCTGGACCACGTGGTGAGCATCATCGGCGTGGTGGTGTTCACGGGCCTCACGGCCTACGATGTGCAGAAGCTCAAGCGCATGGGCGAGGTGGTGGCCACCGGCACCGAGGCCGCGCAGAAGATGGCCCTGATGGGCGCCCTCAGCCTCTACCTCGACTTCATCAACCTGTTCCTGATGCTGCTGCGCCTGTTCGGCGGCCGCAGGGACTGA
- a CDS encoding capsular biosynthesis protein yields MGLFSSLFGPKAPRSGPVDLSALKCDVHSHFIPGIDDGAPTLEAAMELLRAMRDLGFTKVITTPHVMSDGYRNTPEIILGGLDALRREVAAQGLEIDVEAAAEYYLDHELEQKVMDRQVLTFGKDLLLFELPFMSEPSILLQLVFAMQTQGYRPVLAHPERYGFWNQDLSRCEQLKERGVIFQLNTIALMGGYGPSVRKQAEKFIDRGWYELIGSDCHRMDHVHALRDTLTEPYLHKLVDSGKLMNAGL; encoded by the coding sequence ATGGGCCTCTTCTCCTCCCTGTTCGGCCCGAAGGCACCCCGGTCGGGACCCGTGGACCTGTCGGCGCTGAAGTGCGACGTGCACAGCCATTTCATCCCGGGCATCGACGATGGGGCACCCACATTGGAGGCGGCCATGGAACTGCTGCGCGCCATGCGCGACCTGGGCTTCACCAAGGTGATCACCACCCCGCACGTGATGAGCGATGGCTACCGGAACACCCCGGAGATCATCCTGGGCGGGCTGGACGCGCTGCGGCGCGAGGTGGCCGCGCAGGGCCTCGAGATCGATGTGGAGGCCGCCGCCGAGTACTACCTGGACCACGAGCTGGAGCAGAAGGTGATGGATCGACAGGTGCTCACCTTTGGGAAGGACCTGCTGCTGTTCGAGCTGCCCTTCATGAGCGAGCCGTCGATCCTGCTGCAGCTGGTCTTCGCCATGCAGACGCAGGGCTACCGGCCGGTGCTGGCCCACCCCGAGCGCTACGGCTTCTGGAACCAGGACCTCTCGCGCTGCGAGCAGCTCAAGGAGCGCGGCGTGATCTTCCAGCTCAACACCATCGCGTTGATGGGCGGCTATGGCCCCTCTGTGCGCAAGCAGGCCGAGAAGTTCATCGACCGGGGCTGGTACGAGCTCATCGGCAGCGACTGCCACCGCATGGACCATGTGCACGCCCTGCGCGACACCCTCACCGAGCCCTACCTGCACAAGCTGGTGGACAGCGGAAAGTTGATGAACGCGGGGTTGTGA
- the alaS gene encoding alanine--tRNA ligase codes for MLTSQQIRQKFLDHFAQRGHQIVPSAPMVVKDDPTLMFTNAGMNQFKDLFLGNREAKHKRIADTQKCLRVSGKHNDLEEVGIDTYHHTMFEMLGNWSFGDYFKKEAIQWVWELLVDEYKIHTADIYVTYFGGDEKDGLPADEETRELWKQYLPEGRILPFSRKDNFWEMGDTGPCGPCTEIHVDVRTAEEKARKPGRELVNNDHPQVIEIWNNVFMQFERKADGSLVELPAQHVDTGMGFERLCMVLQGKRSNYDTDVFQPLIQSIAKRCGREYGKEEKADIAMRVIADHLRAISFAIADGQLPSNTGAGYVIRRILRRAVRYGYSFLGFNEPFMHELVKALAEQMGDQFPELRKQQHLIESVMHEEEKAFLRTLEQGTKRLEQALAESKGTLAGDRAFELFDTYGFPIDLTQLMAREQGMSVDMKGFEAELQKQKERSRAATAVTTGDWVELGKGETAFVGYDELSTEARILRYRKVSGKGGDQFQLVLDRTPFYSEGGGQVGDQGWLIQGADQVEVIDTKRENQLIVHFTKELPKDVSKPLTAQVNTQRRGLTARNHTATHLLHHALRKHLGTHVEQKGSLVAPDRLRFDISHFAKVTPEELATIEREVNAMITDDIVFEDKRNVPIAEAKAMGAMALFGEKYGDNVRVVKFGPSIELCGGTHVPRTGVIGPFRIVSESALAAGIRRIEAITSVEAERMINEKLAKLEAIEELLKRPADVVAAVQKLAEQNASLTKELEKAAREKVKRYAATIPAKATANSKGVKVLVEQLDLDAQGLKELGFTLREQHADLAFVAGSVIDGKPLLAVSLGKQVLEATGLKAVDIIKQIGPLIKGGGGGQPDFATAGGKEPGGMAEALKKAAELLG; via the coding sequence ATGCTCACCAGCCAGCAGATCCGCCAGAAGTTCCTCGACCATTTCGCCCAGCGCGGTCACCAGATCGTGCCCAGCGCGCCCATGGTGGTGAAGGATGACCCGACGTTGATGTTCACCAACGCGGGCATGAACCAGTTCAAGGACCTCTTCCTGGGGAACCGCGAAGCGAAGCACAAACGCATCGCCGACACGCAGAAGTGCCTGCGCGTCTCCGGCAAGCACAACGACCTGGAGGAGGTGGGGATCGACACCTACCACCACACGATGTTCGAGATGCTCGGCAACTGGAGCTTCGGCGACTACTTCAAGAAGGAAGCGATCCAGTGGGTGTGGGAGCTGCTGGTGGACGAGTACAAGATCCACACGGCCGACATCTACGTGACCTACTTCGGCGGCGACGAGAAAGATGGGCTGCCCGCCGATGAGGAGACCCGTGAGCTCTGGAAGCAATACCTGCCGGAGGGACGCATCCTGCCCTTCAGCCGGAAGGACAACTTCTGGGAGATGGGCGACACCGGTCCGTGCGGGCCGTGCACCGAGATCCACGTGGACGTGCGCACCGCGGAGGAAAAGGCCCGGAAGCCCGGCCGCGAGCTGGTGAACAACGACCACCCGCAGGTGATCGAGATCTGGAACAACGTGTTCATGCAGTTCGAGCGCAAGGCCGACGGCTCGCTCGTGGAGCTGCCCGCCCAGCACGTGGACACCGGCATGGGCTTCGAGCGCCTGTGCATGGTGCTGCAAGGCAAGCGCAGCAACTACGACACCGATGTGTTCCAACCGCTGATCCAGTCCATCGCGAAGCGGTGCGGCAGGGAGTACGGCAAGGAGGAGAAGGCCGACATCGCCATGCGCGTGATCGCCGACCACCTCCGCGCCATCAGCTTCGCCATCGCGGACGGCCAGCTGCCCAGCAACACCGGCGCGGGCTATGTGATCCGCCGCATCCTGCGCCGTGCCGTGCGTTACGGCTACAGCTTCCTCGGCTTCAACGAGCCCTTCATGCACGAGCTGGTGAAGGCACTGGCCGAGCAGATGGGCGACCAGTTCCCCGAGCTGCGTAAACAGCAGCACCTGATCGAGAGCGTGATGCACGAGGAGGAGAAGGCCTTCCTGCGCACCTTGGAACAAGGCACCAAGCGACTCGAGCAAGCCCTCGCCGAGTCGAAGGGAACGCTGGCCGGCGACCGCGCCTTCGAACTCTTCGACACCTACGGCTTCCCCATCGACCTCACGCAGCTCATGGCGCGCGAGCAGGGGATGAGCGTGGACATGAAGGGCTTCGAGGCCGAGCTGCAGAAGCAGAAGGAACGTTCACGCGCCGCAACGGCCGTCACCACCGGTGATTGGGTGGAACTGGGCAAGGGCGAGACGGCCTTCGTCGGCTACGATGAGCTGAGCACTGAGGCCCGCATCCTCCGCTACCGCAAGGTGAGCGGCAAGGGTGGCGACCAGTTCCAGCTCGTGCTCGACCGCACCCCGTTCTATTCGGAAGGCGGTGGACAGGTGGGCGACCAGGGCTGGCTGATCCAGGGCGCCGACCAGGTCGAAGTGATCGACACCAAGCGCGAGAACCAGCTGATCGTGCACTTCACCAAGGAGCTGCCCAAGGACGTGAGCAAGCCGCTCACCGCGCAGGTGAACACGCAGCGCCGCGGCCTCACCGCGCGCAACCACACGGCCACGCACCTCCTGCACCACGCCCTGCGCAAGCACCTGGGCACGCACGTGGAGCAGAAGGGCTCGCTGGTGGCACCCGACCGCCTGCGCTTCGACATCAGCCACTTCGCCAAGGTGACGCCCGAGGAGCTGGCCACCATCGAGCGTGAGGTGAACGCGATGATCACCGACGACATCGTGTTCGAGGACAAGCGCAACGTACCGATCGCCGAGGCGAAGGCCATGGGCGCCATGGCGCTCTTCGGCGAGAAGTACGGCGACAACGTGCGCGTGGTGAAGTTCGGCCCCAGCATCGAGCTCTGCGGTGGTACGCACGTGCCGCGCACCGGCGTCATCGGTCCCTTCCGCATCGTGAGCGAGAGCGCGCTGGCCGCCGGCATCCGCCGCATCGAGGCCATCACCAGCGTGGAGGCCGAGCGCATGATCAACGAGAAGCTCGCGAAGCTGGAGGCCATCGAGGAACTGCTGAAGCGCCCCGCCGATGTGGTGGCCGCCGTGCAGAAGCTCGCCGAGCAGAACGCCAGCCTCACCAAGGAGCTGGAGAAGGCCGCACGCGAGAAGGTGAAGCGCTATGCCGCCACCATCCCCGCCAAGGCCACGGCCAACAGCAAGGGGGTGAAGGTGCTGGTGGAGCAGCTCGACCTCGATGCCCAGGGCCTGAAGGAACTCGGCTTCACCTTGCGCGAACAGCATGCTGACCTGGCCTTCGTGGCCGGCTCGGTGATCGATGGCAAGCCCCTGCTCGCGGTATCGCTGGGCAAGCAGGTGCTCGAAGCCACGGGCCTGAAGGCCGTCGACATCATCAAGCAGATCGGTCCGCTGATCAAGGGCGGTGGCGGTGGCCAACCCGACTTCGCCACGGCCGGCGGCAAGGAGCCCGGCGGCATGGCCGAGGCGCTGAAGAAGGCGGCGGAGCTGTTGGGGTGA
- the folE gene encoding GTP cyclohydrolase I FolE: MARKPAPKPPRKRNAAPDGEHEPQGEGYERIDLYDAKGIRRISGHYGDILKAIGEDPDREGLKKTPERVAKALQYLTHGYDLDPAAILRSAMFTEPYSQMVLVKDIEVYSMCEHHMLPFFGKAHVAYIPDGRITGLSKIPRVVDAFARRLQVQERLTDQIRDCVHETLRPLGVAVVLECAHLCMQMRGIQKQNSVTTTSAFTGIFLTDHRSREEFIKLTSANLH, from the coding sequence ATGGCGCGTAAGCCCGCACCCAAGCCCCCCCGCAAGCGCAACGCCGCCCCCGACGGGGAGCACGAGCCCCAGGGCGAAGGCTACGAGCGCATCGACCTCTACGACGCGAAGGGCATCCGCCGCATCAGCGGCCACTATGGCGACATCCTGAAGGCCATCGGCGAGGACCCGGACCGCGAGGGGCTGAAGAAGACCCCCGAGCGCGTGGCGAAGGCACTGCAATACCTCACCCACGGCTACGACCTGGATCCCGCGGCCATCCTGCGCAGCGCGATGTTCACCGAGCCATACAGCCAGATGGTGCTGGTGAAGGACATCGAGGTGTACAGCATGTGCGAGCACCACATGCTGCCCTTCTTCGGCAAGGCCCACGTGGCCTACATCCCCGACGGGCGAATCACCGGCCTCAGCAAGATCCCGCGTGTGGTGGACGCCTTCGCCCGCCGGCTGCAGGTGCAGGAACGCCTCACCGACCAGATCCGCGATTGCGTGCACGAGACCCTGCGTCCCCTCGGGGTGGCCGTGGTGCTGGAGTGCGCCCACCTGTGCATGCAGATGCGTGGCATCCAGAAGCAGAACTCGGTGACCACCACATCGGCGTTCACCGGTATCTTTCTCACCGATCACCGCTCCCGCGAGGAGTTCATCAAGCTCACCAGCGCCAACCTCCACTGA
- a CDS encoding MerR family transcriptional regulator, with protein MPYKERTIGKLYWTIGEVAVELGVNTSLIRYWEKEFGTLRPRRNGKGDRLYTHKDIDQLRRIHHLVKEQGFTLNGAKEKLRAAEEAPDRFAEVRERLLVVRRALLELREHVNEPVPA; from the coding sequence ATGCCGTACAAGGAGCGAACGATCGGGAAGCTGTATTGGACCATCGGTGAGGTGGCCGTGGAACTGGGGGTGAACACCTCCCTGATCCGGTATTGGGAGAAGGAGTTCGGCACGCTGCGGCCCCGCCGCAACGGCAAGGGCGACCGGCTCTACACCCACAAGGACATCGACCAGCTGCGGCGCATCCACCACCTGGTGAAGGAGCAGGGCTTCACCCTCAACGGGGCCAAGGAGAAGCTGCGCGCCGCCGAGGAGGCGCCCGACCGTTTCGCCGAGGTGCGCGAGCGGCTGCTCGTCGTGCGTCGTGCCCTCCTGGAGCTGCGCGAGCACGTCAACGAGCCGGTTCCGGCCTGA